A DNA window from Melanotaenia boesemani isolate fMelBoe1 chromosome 6, fMelBoe1.pri, whole genome shotgun sequence contains the following coding sequences:
- the LOC121642294 gene encoding peroxisomal carnitine O-octanoyltransferase-like isoform X3: protein MSLEAEFKTVAEDVKKVKTRPSNEEMLTLYGLYKQALIGDINTDKPGVLDATGNAKWNAWNSRKVRPFASEKEFEATVEIVRKFQEGIGKELHQKLLQRAKTRRNWLEEWWLDTAYLEVRIPSQLNVNFGGPGAYLEHCWPPEEGTYLQRASINTWHTLQYWNLLRMERLAPQKAGKTPLDMEQFRMLFSTCKVPGVKKDTIRNYFKTESEGPCPSHLVVMCRGRIFTFDALFNGTILTPPELLRQLSYVKERCEGQPEGDGVAALTSDERTRWAKAREHLISIDPHNKTILETIQSSLFVVSLDDTKPYSTPENYTNMTREALSGNPTIRWGDKSYNSTVFSDGTFGSNCDHAPYDAMVLVSMCWYLDQQIKATEGKWKGSDTVRKIPLPEELLFTLDEKVCSDINHAKQQYLESTRDLQIVCYAFTAFGKTAIKYKKLHPDTFVQLAMQLAYYRLHKKPGSCYETAMTRKFYHGRTETMRPCTQEAVNWCKAMIDPTCDVNARRKAMLLAFNKHNKLMSEAQEGNGFDRHLLGLYLIAKEEGLSTPELFIDPLYSRSGGGGNFVLSSSLVGYTTVLGAVAPMVPHGYGFFYRIRDDRIVISVTAWKSCHETDAASLFNNFSSSLHEMLHLATMSQL, encoded by the exons ATGTCACTCGAG GCAGAGTTTAAGACAGTGGCAGAAGATGTGAAGAAGGTGAAGACAAGGCCTTCAAACGAGGAGATGCTGACACTGTATGGCCTTTATAAGCAGGCCCTTATTGGAGACATTAACACTG ATAAACCTGGAGTATTAGATGCAACAGGAAATGCGAAGTGGAATGCCTGGAATTCAAGGAAAG TTCGGCCATTTGCATCCGAGAAAGAGTTTGAAGCTACAGTGGAAATTGTAAGGAAATTCCAGGAGGGTATTGGCAAAGAGCTGCACCAGAAATTACTGCAAAGAGCCAAGACAAGGAGGAACTGG CTGGAGGAATGGTGGTTAGATACGGCTTACCTGGAGGTCCGCATTCCCTCCCAGCTTAATGTAAACTTTGGTGGCCCAGGAGCTTACCTGGAGCACTGCTGGCCGCCTGAAGAGGGAACTTATCTACAGCGGGCCAGTATCAACACATGGCACACACTGCAGTACTGGAACCTGCTTCGCAT GGAGAGACTGGCTCCTCAGAAAGCTGGTAAAACTCCATTAGATATGGAACAATTCAGAATGCTCTTCTCTACCTGCAAAGTACCTGGAGTGAAAAAGGACACCATCCGTAACTACTTCAAGACAG AGAGTGAGGGCCCATGCCCTTCCCACCTTGTGGTGATGTGTCGTGGACGGATATTTACATTTGACGCTCTTTTCAATGGAACGATCCTCACTCCTCCAGAACTTCTCAG GCAGCTGAGCTATGTGAAAGAGCGATGTGAGGGACAGCCAGAGGGAGATGGAGTTGCTGCTCTCACCTCAGATGAGCGGACTCGTTGGGCGAAG GCAAGAGAGCATCTAATAAGCATAGATCCGCACAATAAGACGATCCTTGAGACCATTCAGAGCAGCCTGTTTGTCGTATCTCTTGATGACACGAAACCCTACTCAACTCCAGAGAATTACACAAAT ATGACCAGAGAGGCTCTTTCAGGCAACCCCACCATCCGCTGGGGCGACAAATCATATAACTCAACCGTGTTCTCAGATGGCACTTTTGGATCCAATTGTGAT CATGCACCATATGATGCAATGGTACTGGTATCTATGTGCTGGTATCTTGACCAGCAAATCAAAGCAACAGAAGGCAAATGGAAG GGCTCAGACACAGTCAGAAAAATCCCCCTTCCTGAGGAGCTGCTGTTTACTCTAGATGAAAAAGTCTGCAGTGACATCAATCATGCCAAACAGCAGTATCTCGAGTCG ACTCGGGATCTTCAGATTGTGTGTTATGCCTTCACAGCATTTGGAAAAACAGCCATCAAATACAAGAAGCTGCATCCAGACACCTTTGTTCAGCTGGCGATGCAGCTGGCCTACTACAGATTACACAAGAA GCCGGGAAGTTGTTATGAGACAGCGATGACACGGAAGTTCTATCATGGCAGAACGGAGACCATGCGACCATGCACCCAGGAGGCTGTGAACTGGTGTAAAGCCATGATAGACCCCACATGTGat GTGAATGCCAGGAGAAAAGCCATGCTGCTGGCctttaataaacacaacaaactgATGTCTGAGGCTCAAGAGGGAAATG GTTTTGACAGGCATCTTCTTGGACTGTATCTTATTGCCAAAGAGGAGGGACTTTCCACTCCCGAGCTGTTCATCGATCCCCTCTATTCAAGGAG TGGAGGTGGTGGAAACTTTGTACTGTCATCCAGTCTGGTGGGTTACACCACAGTCCTGGGGGCGGTGGCTCCCATGGTGCCCCATGGATATGGCTTCTTTTACCGCATCAGAGATGACAG GATTGTGATCTCTGTCACAGCATGGAAATCTTGCCATGAGACAGATGCTGCCTCCCTATTCAATAACTTCTCCAGCTCCCTGCATGAGATGCTCCACCTTGCCACCATGTCTCAGCTCTAA
- the LOC121642294 gene encoding peroxisomal carnitine O-octanoyltransferase-like isoform X1 codes for MANHLSESVHERTFQYQSSLPPLPVPSLESSLSKYLDAVRPFASEKEFEATVEIVRKFQEGIGKELHQKLLQRAKTRRNWLEEWWLDTAYLEVRIPSQLNVNFGGPGAYLEHCWPPEEGTYLQRASINTWHTLQYWNLLRMERLAPQKAGKTPLDMEQFRMLFSTCKVPGVKKDTIRNYFKTESEGPCPSHLVVMCRGRIFTFDALFNGTILTPPELLRQLSYVKERCEGQPEGDGVAALTSDERTRWAKAREHLISIDPHNKTILETIQSSLFVVSLDDTKPYSTPENYTNMTREALSGNPTIRWGDKSYNSTVFSDGTFGSNCDHAPYDAMVLVSMCWYLDQQIKATEGKWKGSDTVRKIPLPEELLFTLDEKVCSDINHAKQQYLESTRDLQIVCYAFTAFGKTAIKYKKLHPDTFVQLAMQLAYYRLHKKPGSCYETAMTRKFYHGRTETMRPCTQEAVNWCKAMIDPTCDVNARRKAMLLAFNKHNKLMSEAQEGNGFDRHLLGLYLIAKEEGLSTPELFIDPLYSRSGGGGNFVLSSSLVGYTTVLGAVAPMVPHGYGFFYRIRDDRIVISVTAWKSCHETDAASLFNNFSSSLHEMLHLATMSQL; via the exons ATGGCTAATCATTTGTCAGAGTCTGTACATGAGAGGACCTTTCAGTACCAAAGCAGTCTGCCGCCCCTGCCTGTCCCATCACTAGAGAGCAGTCTTTCTAAGTACCTGGATGCAG TTCGGCCATTTGCATCCGAGAAAGAGTTTGAAGCTACAGTGGAAATTGTAAGGAAATTCCAGGAGGGTATTGGCAAAGAGCTGCACCAGAAATTACTGCAAAGAGCCAAGACAAGGAGGAACTGG CTGGAGGAATGGTGGTTAGATACGGCTTACCTGGAGGTCCGCATTCCCTCCCAGCTTAATGTAAACTTTGGTGGCCCAGGAGCTTACCTGGAGCACTGCTGGCCGCCTGAAGAGGGAACTTATCTACAGCGGGCCAGTATCAACACATGGCACACACTGCAGTACTGGAACCTGCTTCGCAT GGAGAGACTGGCTCCTCAGAAAGCTGGTAAAACTCCATTAGATATGGAACAATTCAGAATGCTCTTCTCTACCTGCAAAGTACCTGGAGTGAAAAAGGACACCATCCGTAACTACTTCAAGACAG AGAGTGAGGGCCCATGCCCTTCCCACCTTGTGGTGATGTGTCGTGGACGGATATTTACATTTGACGCTCTTTTCAATGGAACGATCCTCACTCCTCCAGAACTTCTCAG GCAGCTGAGCTATGTGAAAGAGCGATGTGAGGGACAGCCAGAGGGAGATGGAGTTGCTGCTCTCACCTCAGATGAGCGGACTCGTTGGGCGAAG GCAAGAGAGCATCTAATAAGCATAGATCCGCACAATAAGACGATCCTTGAGACCATTCAGAGCAGCCTGTTTGTCGTATCTCTTGATGACACGAAACCCTACTCAACTCCAGAGAATTACACAAAT ATGACCAGAGAGGCTCTTTCAGGCAACCCCACCATCCGCTGGGGCGACAAATCATATAACTCAACCGTGTTCTCAGATGGCACTTTTGGATCCAATTGTGAT CATGCACCATATGATGCAATGGTACTGGTATCTATGTGCTGGTATCTTGACCAGCAAATCAAAGCAACAGAAGGCAAATGGAAG GGCTCAGACACAGTCAGAAAAATCCCCCTTCCTGAGGAGCTGCTGTTTACTCTAGATGAAAAAGTCTGCAGTGACATCAATCATGCCAAACAGCAGTATCTCGAGTCG ACTCGGGATCTTCAGATTGTGTGTTATGCCTTCACAGCATTTGGAAAAACAGCCATCAAATACAAGAAGCTGCATCCAGACACCTTTGTTCAGCTGGCGATGCAGCTGGCCTACTACAGATTACACAAGAA GCCGGGAAGTTGTTATGAGACAGCGATGACACGGAAGTTCTATCATGGCAGAACGGAGACCATGCGACCATGCACCCAGGAGGCTGTGAACTGGTGTAAAGCCATGATAGACCCCACATGTGat GTGAATGCCAGGAGAAAAGCCATGCTGCTGGCctttaataaacacaacaaactgATGTCTGAGGCTCAAGAGGGAAATG GTTTTGACAGGCATCTTCTTGGACTGTATCTTATTGCCAAAGAGGAGGGACTTTCCACTCCCGAGCTGTTCATCGATCCCCTCTATTCAAGGAG TGGAGGTGGTGGAAACTTTGTACTGTCATCCAGTCTGGTGGGTTACACCACAGTCCTGGGGGCGGTGGCTCCCATGGTGCCCCATGGATATGGCTTCTTTTACCGCATCAGAGATGACAG GATTGTGATCTCTGTCACAGCATGGAAATCTTGCCATGAGACAGATGCTGCCTCCCTATTCAATAACTTCTCCAGCTCCCTGCATGAGATGCTCCACCTTGCCACCATGTCTCAGCTCTAA
- the LOC121642294 gene encoding acyl-CoA-binding domain-containing protein 7-like isoform X2 encodes MSLEAEFKTVAEDVKKVKTRPSNEEMLTLYGLYKQALIGDINTDKPGVLDATGNAKWNAWNSRKGISKDDAMSTYITHAKEIISKYGM; translated from the exons ATGTCACTCGAG GCAGAGTTTAAGACAGTGGCAGAAGATGTGAAGAAGGTGAAGACAAGGCCTTCAAACGAGGAGATGCTGACACTGTATGGCCTTTATAAGCAGGCCCTTATTGGAGACATTAACACTG ATAAACCTGGAGTATTAGATGCAACAGGAAATGCGAAGTGGAATGCCTGGAATTCAAGGAAAG GAATTTCCAAGGATGATGCCATGTCAACTTACATTACACATGCTAAGGAAATTATCAGCAAATATGGGATGTAA